In Marixanthomonas ophiurae, one genomic interval encodes:
- the asnB gene encoding asparagine synthase B, protein MCGIVCAFKLKEPAEALRLQILSMSKCIRHRGPDWSGIFDNDKAIMAHERLAIVDPTSGKQPLFSKDKKFVLAANGEIYNHLELRKQFEGKYEFQTKSDCEVILPLFKEKGGKFLDELNGIFGFAIYDVENDEYLIARDHMGIIPLYMGWDQNGTFYVASELKALEGICTKIELFPPGHYLYSKEGELKKWYTRDWMEYKAVKDNETSIEELREALDAAVHRQLMSDVPYGVLLSGGLDSSITSAVAKKYADKRIETGDKENAWYPRLHSFAIGLEGSPDLAAAQKVADHLDTVHHEIKFTIQEGIDAIRDVIYHLETYDITTIRASTPMFLMARAIKALGIKMVLSGEGSDEIFGGYLYFHKAPNAEELHKETVRKLDKLHQYDCLRANKSLAAWGIEGRVPFLDKEFMDVAMRLNPEDKMINGERMEKWVLRKAFEDMLPESVAWRQKEQFSDGVGYSWIDKLKEMVNEKVTDEQMENAQYKFPIQTPTSKEEFYYRSIFTEHFPSDTAALSVPSVPSVACSSPVALEWDESFKNMNDPSGRAVANVHSDAYSK, encoded by the coding sequence ATGTGTGGAATTGTATGTGCCTTTAAACTAAAAGAACCAGCAGAAGCATTACGCCTGCAAATATTATCAATGAGTAAATGCATCCGTCATCGAGGGCCAGACTGGAGCGGAATTTTTGATAATGACAAAGCCATTATGGCGCATGAGCGTTTAGCAATTGTAGATCCTACTTCTGGCAAACAACCCCTTTTCAGTAAAGACAAAAAATTTGTGTTAGCTGCCAATGGCGAAATTTATAACCACTTGGAACTACGGAAGCAGTTTGAAGGTAAGTATGAATTTCAAACAAAATCTGATTGTGAAGTAATCTTACCCCTCTTCAAAGAAAAAGGAGGTAAATTTTTAGATGAACTAAACGGAATCTTCGGCTTTGCTATTTATGATGTTGAGAATGACGAATATTTAATCGCTCGCGACCATATGGGAATCATTCCATTGTACATGGGGTGGGATCAAAATGGTACTTTTTATGTAGCTTCAGAATTAAAAGCATTGGAAGGTATCTGTACCAAAATCGAGCTCTTCCCTCCTGGTCATTACCTGTATAGCAAAGAAGGTGAATTAAAAAAATGGTACACCCGCGATTGGATGGAATATAAAGCTGTAAAAGACAATGAAACTAGCATTGAAGAGTTGCGTGAAGCTTTAGACGCCGCTGTACATCGTCAATTAATGAGTGATGTTCCCTACGGTGTGTTGCTTTCTGGCGGATTAGATTCATCTATAACATCGGCCGTGGCCAAAAAATATGCCGATAAACGTATTGAAACCGGAGACAAAGAAAATGCTTGGTATCCAAGATTACATTCGTTTGCCATTGGATTGGAAGGAAGCCCAGATCTTGCTGCCGCTCAAAAAGTGGCCGACCATTTAGATACGGTGCACCACGAAATAAAATTCACTATTCAAGAAGGAATTGATGCTATTCGTGATGTTATTTATCATTTAGAAACCTATGATATTACCACTATTCGAGCTTCTACACCTATGTTTTTAATGGCTCGTGCTATCAAAGCGTTAGGAATAAAAATGGTCTTAAGTGGTGAAGGAAGTGACGAAATATTTGGGGGCTATTTATATTTTCACAAAGCGCCAAATGCTGAAGAACTTCATAAAGAAACCGTTAGAAAGCTTGATAAGCTACATCAATACGATTGTCTACGCGCCAACAAAAGTCTAGCAGCTTGGGGTATTGAAGGCCGCGTACCTTTTTTAGATAAAGAATTTATGGATGTGGCTATGCGACTAAACCCTGAAGATAAAATGATTAACGGAGAGCGCATGGAAAAATGGGTGCTGCGAAAAGCATTTGAAGATATGCTTCCCGAGAGTGTTGCTTGGCGCCAAAAAGAACAATTTAGTGATGGTGTAGGATATAGCTGGATTGACAAATTAAAAGAAATGGTAAATGAAAAGGTAACTGATGAACAAATGGAAAATGCGCAGTATAAATTCCCCATACAAACTCCAACCAGCAAAGAAGAATTTTATTATCGATCCATTTTTACAGAACACTTCCCTAGTGATACGGCAGCGTTGAGTGTGCCATCTGTTCCTTCAGTGGCTTGCAGTAGCCCAGTAGCATTAGAATGGGATGAAAGTTTTAAAAACATGAACGATCCTAGTGGCCGGGCTGTTGCAAACGTTCATAGTGATGCGTATAGTAAGTAA
- a CDS encoding alpha-ketoacid dehydrogenase subunit alpha/beta, with translation MQTDPKTNSDLSFEDFKTEVLTDYKTAVTSRECSLLGRREVLTGKAKFGIFGDGKEVPQLAWAKAFKNGDWRSGYYRDQTFMMAIGQLTIQQFFAGLYGHSDLDADPMSAGRQMGGHFATHSLNKDGSWKNLANQKNSSADISPTAGQMPRLLGLAQASKIFRNVKGIENKTNFSINGNEVAWGTIGNASTSEGLFWETINAAGVLQVPMVVNVWDDEYGISVHAKHQTTKENISEILKGFQRTENEEGYEIIRVKGWSYPELIEAYQKASKIARDEHVPVLIHVQELTQPQGHSTSGSHERYKSKERLEWEAEHDCNVQMRKWMIENDIATDEELSEIEKVIKKEVRDGKKAALKAFLAPQKKEQKEAVTLLGNLAESSQNKNFIEKLKNDLASDTEPLRKTILGAARKALRYVTTEDSSEKRQLIDWIENYYELIQPKYSAHLYSEAEENAKTISEVQPEYDDDAKDVDGRVVLRDNFDTIFSKHPDTLIFGEDSGEIGDVNQGLEGLQEKHGKLRVADVGIREATILGQGIGMAMRGLRPIAEIQYLDYVLYCLQIMSDDLVTLRYRTNGTQKAPLIVRTRGHRLEGIWHSGSQMGGLIHLLRGMYILVPRNMTKAAGFYNTLLETDEPALIVECLNGYRLKEKMPNNLGEFRTPIGVVETIKEGEDITLVSYGSTLRVVEEAAKELQQVGINVEIIDTQSLLPLDLNEDMVKSVAKTNRLLVVDEDVPGGAAAYILNTIVEKQNGYRHLDSKPQTLTAKAHRPSYGTDGDYFSKPSVEDIFEKVYAIIHEANPENFPKLR, from the coding sequence ATGCAAACAGATCCAAAAACCAACAGTGACCTTTCTTTCGAAGACTTTAAAACTGAAGTGCTTACTGATTATAAAACCGCTGTAACTAGCCGTGAATGTAGCCTTTTAGGTCGTCGTGAAGTATTAACTGGAAAGGCAAAATTCGGAATTTTTGGTGATGGTAAAGAAGTACCCCAATTGGCTTGGGCAAAAGCATTTAAAAACGGTGATTGGCGAAGCGGTTACTACCGTGACCAAACATTTATGATGGCGATTGGTCAATTAACCATTCAACAGTTTTTTGCAGGGCTATATGGACATTCAGATCTTGATGCAGACCCAATGAGCGCTGGACGCCAAATGGGTGGTCATTTTGCAACGCATAGTTTAAACAAAGATGGAAGTTGGAAAAACCTTGCTAATCAAAAAAATAGTAGTGCTGATATTTCTCCTACAGCGGGTCAAATGCCTCGTTTATTAGGGTTAGCACAAGCTTCAAAAATTTTCAGAAACGTTAAAGGCATTGAAAACAAAACCAACTTCTCTATCAACGGAAATGAAGTTGCTTGGGGTACAATTGGTAACGCAAGTACTAGTGAAGGCTTGTTTTGGGAAACTATCAATGCCGCGGGTGTATTGCAAGTACCAATGGTTGTTAATGTTTGGGACGATGAATACGGTATTTCGGTTCACGCTAAACACCAAACTACTAAAGAGAATATTTCTGAAATATTAAAAGGATTTCAACGTACCGAAAATGAAGAAGGTTACGAAATTATCCGCGTGAAAGGATGGAGCTATCCAGAATTAATAGAAGCGTATCAAAAAGCAAGTAAAATTGCTCGCGATGAACACGTTCCTGTATTGATTCATGTTCAAGAATTAACCCAACCACAAGGACATAGTACCAGTGGTAGTCACGAACGGTATAAAAGCAAAGAACGTTTAGAGTGGGAAGCTGAGCACGACTGTAACGTACAGATGCGTAAGTGGATGATAGAAAATGATATCGCAACCGATGAAGAGCTTTCTGAAATAGAGAAAGTTATCAAAAAAGAAGTTCGTGATGGGAAAAAAGCAGCGTTAAAGGCTTTTTTAGCACCACAAAAGAAAGAACAAAAAGAAGCGGTAACACTTTTAGGAAATTTAGCTGAAAGCAGCCAGAACAAAAACTTCATTGAAAAGCTAAAAAACGATTTGGCTTCCGATACAGAACCACTTCGTAAAACAATATTAGGAGCTGCCAGAAAAGCACTTCGCTATGTTACTACTGAAGATTCTTCTGAAAAACGACAATTAATAGATTGGATTGAAAACTACTACGAGTTAATTCAGCCAAAATACAGTGCTCATTTGTATTCCGAAGCAGAAGAGAATGCAAAGACAATTTCTGAAGTACAACCAGAATATGACGATGACGCTAAAGATGTTGATGGTCGTGTAGTACTTCGTGATAATTTTGACACTATTTTCAGTAAGCATCCAGACACGCTAATTTTTGGGGAAGATAGTGGTGAAATTGGTGATGTAAATCAAGGTTTGGAAGGCTTGCAAGAAAAACACGGTAAATTACGTGTTGCCGATGTAGGTATTCGTGAAGCTACTATTTTAGGACAAGGTATCGGGATGGCTATGAGAGGTCTCCGTCCTATCGCCGAAATTCAGTATTTAGATTATGTATTGTACTGTCTGCAAATTATGAGTGATGACTTGGTAACACTTCGTTATCGAACAAATGGTACACAAAAAGCACCTTTAATCGTTCGTACAAGAGGACACCGTCTTGAAGGTATTTGGCACAGTGGTTCGCAGATGGGTGGTTTAATTCATCTCTTGCGTGGTATGTATATTTTAGTTCCTAGAAATATGACTAAAGCTGCTGGTTTTTACAATACTTTGTTAGAAACTGACGAACCAGCTTTAATTGTAGAATGTTTAAACGGCTACCGACTAAAAGAAAAAATGCCTAATAATTTGGGTGAATTCCGCACACCAATTGGTGTAGTTGAAACTATAAAAGAAGGTGAAGATATCACCTTGGTTTCCTACGGAAGCACGCTACGCGTAGTTGAAGAAGCAGCTAAAGAATTACAGCAAGTAGGTATTAATGTGGAAATTATTGATACACAATCCTTACTTCCACTCGACCTTAATGAAGATATGGTTAAAAGTGTAGCCAAAACAAACCGGTTATTGGTGGTTGATGAAGATGTTCCTGGGGGTGCTGCCGCCTATATTTTAAATACTATTGTTGAAAAGCAAAACGGATACCGTCACTTAGATAGCAAACCACAAACATTGACGGCAAAAGCACACCGTCCTTCGTATGGAACCGATGGTGATTACTTTTCAAAACCTTCTGTAGAAGATATTTTTGAAAAAGTATATGCAATTATTCACGAAGCAAACCCAGAAAACTTTCCAAAGTTAAGATAG